The following is a genomic window from Falco cherrug isolate bFalChe1 chromosome 9, bFalChe1.pri, whole genome shotgun sequence.
AGACCACCAGATTTTCCTAGTGGCCACAGACACCCCCTGGGGTTGAATGGCTTGTCCTGGCTCCTCAAGCGGGCCCTGCCCGTTCCCCTGGgaatcacagcagcagcagtgaggcGCTCAGCTCACCCTTTAGCATGTCTCAAGGCGTTGTCCTTCGCTGGAATCCTTCCTCTGGTTCTGTATGAATTGCATTTGTTGTTTCTCAAGGGGATATTGTGCTCCTTAAAGCTTTTAACCTCATGACCTGTATAGTAAAATTTTTTTTGGCCTTTCCTCTCTTTGTCTTTTCATGTAGACCAGATATTTGAAAGGGCAGACGATGGATAATTGTGTAACGTGCAACCTGTTTATattttttggaaacttttaCTTGGACCGGAACTCGAATTACGGAATCACCAGGCCAGTTGCGGCACACTCTTATTGCCCTTTTTCCTCGTTTCAGTACCTATTGTTTCTCCTTTCAAATATGTGATTGTATTAGCTCTTTCCATATGAAAGAATTCtccttatttaaataaaaaaaaaataaaaaaaataaagcaggttATGCTTTTCTCAAATTTGCGTGGCCCTGGCCTGCTTCTTTTGGTCGAAGACTTACGGGGtttgttggggggtggggtgggttgTCAGGGATGGGGGTGGGCCGGTGCGCGGCCATGACGGGGACGCGGCGGCTGGcaccggggctgcgggggccgCCATGGCGCCCGTTGCCGTGGTAACGCAGCGGGGCTCTTCCCTTTCCCCGCCCCCGCGGCGCTGCGTGCAGCTGACGCCACAtccggcggcgcggcgcggcgcgcgGATGGTCCCGCCCACCCCCGGTGAGCAGGGGGGGTTCCATCTCCTCAGGGCCCGAGGATCCCGCGGCCTCCCACGGGGCACGGTGGGGCCGGGGGTCCCGCGCCCCCCTCACCTCCGTAAGGCTCCAAAGGGTTGGGGCGAGGCCTGGGGGCAGGGTTAGTGGGGGCTAACCCACTAActgcctcccacccccaccccccccgcgaGGCTCAGGGCCGGGGTACGCGGCCTGGTGGGGGGTGGCTGGTGGCCCCACTGCCCCCATAAACCTCGGGGAGGTGGGGTCCTGGGGGCGGGTTAGTGGTGCGGTGCCGCCCCAAAAATcgctcggggggggggggggggcacagggctgggtaCAGGGTGGCTGGTGGGTCCTGCTGACCCTGCAAGTGTCAAGGGTGAGGCCTGGGCGTGGCGTCAGTggtcctgctgcccacccccccgGAGCTCAAAAGGGGGAAcaaggctgggggtggggttAGTGGTCCTACACCCCCCTCATAAGGCTCACAGAACGAGATGCAGAGCGTGGTAGAGGGCTTAATGGTTTGTTGAGGAGGTGTATGCAATCTGGTGGGGGGTGCTGCAGCACTCCTGCCCCAGGGTtcaggagctgcctgtgctgcagggagaagcaaGGTCCTTTCCATCAGGGTAAGGGGTCCCATGGCACCCATCAAGGGTGCTCTTTGGGGTCCCAGGGCTTGCGAGGTGATGGCCTGGCTcctgggtcctgcacctggggcaGTGGTGTGGCATCCTCAGTGCTGGTGGAGAGCACAGCTTTGCAAGGGGTTTCTTAAAAGGTCTTCCACCCAGCGCTCTTGTTTTGTAGGTAGTGAGAAACAAGGACGGTGGCACCGTGCTTGATGGTGGCGATGTGCTCGCTTCTTGCTTTGTTCTGCCGTGATCAAAGCTAAGCAGATGGATTTATTCTAGTAATTTTCAGTTGTATTGAGGTGAGAATGTACAGCGCTGCTCCCCCTAGGCTGTGCTAGAGCCCTACAGCACCTGCATCCATGCTCCAATAGCCAGCTTTTTAAGACAGGATGTTTGCAAGTTCTGacacacccctgcccccccccccccccccccccccccaagaaatATGTTCATTTTGCCAGGAAGTAACACTTCttctgttttttggtttttttaagctaccTGAGCAGCCTGGTGCCTGAGCATGTGGTTTGCCTATCACTAACATCACAATTTGGGCTGGGAGGTTTGCTTTGTGCAAAGCAGAATATAGGCTTGAATGAAGCTATTGTGTTTCTGCAGAACCAGTGTAAGAATAAGCAGAGTTTCTAACTTACTATTGATGGCAGAGAACCATACGCATGTAGAAGCAGGGCAGATGAAAAGTTATGTGTGTTAtttaataacttcatttttatagTTATTCCTGTAGGTACAGCAGAAAACACATAAATGTGGAAAGCAAGAGAACTTTGGAAGATCAGTTACTGTGAGCTGCTAGTAAGTGGTGCTTGCTTTTTGTCAAATGATCTTCAGCTAGCTTTGAGTGGAAGGGTGACTGTTGCTGTTCTCTGTTTGCTCTTGAAGGTTTGGACAGACCTTTTGACAGGATGTTGGGATTTCTCAAGAAGCCGATTGTGGTTACTGCAGAGATAAATATGAACCTCATAGCATTGACTGTGATGGGATTACTAAGCCGTCTTTGGGGGCTTTCCTATCCAAGGGCTGTAGTGTGAGTAGAATAGTTTATTTTCTACTTGAATGACACagacttttgttttttaaacatttgtggGCAGGAATGCAGGAGTGGGAGTGTAGAGCTTGCCTGATGTCAGCCTTTGTAAATACAGTGATAGTGTTTCCCTAATAGATACTCCTGAGGGAAGGCAAAGGGGCAAGGCCACCATGCTGCACTGTatcctttgctttctgccaacaaaacagtgttttctttcttagtaTCCCTGTAGCCTGCAGGATATTTCCCATTAGATTTGATATATTACTgcctcttgtgtttcagttttgatgAAGTTTATTATGGCCAGTTCGTTTCACTCTACATGAAGAGGATCTTCTTTGTGGATGACAGCGGCCCGCCTTTTGGCCATATGCTGCTAGCTTTGGGAGGTAGGGCAGCTCCTGAAATTGAGAAGTGTCTGTTGCCTGTTCCTGTGGAAGAGAGGAGTGCTGATTAGAAACGAGTTTTCAGATCCTGTTACTGGGGAAAAGCACGGGACAGATGAGAGACTCTGATGTGGCGAGAATTAGGATTTCTCTTACTTAGTACTGTTAGGGGTCTATTGCATGAGTACTGGGAAAGTGATGAAGCCACGTATCCATTACCTCACTGTTAGCCAGTCCTTTGGATAAAGAGAAATGTAAGGTGAGAACTGCCAGTGACTAGAAATAGTAGGCAACAAGCAGACTTTCAGGCCTGAGTTCCTTTCTGTAGCTGAGATATACCCAACATAGAAGTGTCTGTACGGGAAGGAAAGATTAAATATATGTGTAATTTTGTCACTGAGAATCTGTTTTTCCCAATTTATATTCTTCGTGCCTCTGCACATTGTTAAGCTCTGCTGTGGGCAAAACAGTATGAAGGAGACCCTTTTGGGAAAGTGGGCTTTCATGCATGGGAAAGCTGTGTGTTTGGGAAATGGTTCTGGGACCAATTTAGCACCAGTTTTTATACTTGTTTTGAGACTGGAAATTCTGAATTGTTGTTTATGTTGTAGGTTACTTAGGAGGATTTGATGGAAATTTTTTATGGAACAGGATTGGAGCTGGTAAGAGCTGATTTTGACTTTCTCgttgctttcagaaaataagcagTATTTCAGCGGCTGACGGATTCTTTTTGCTTGACTAGTGGAAATAACACTTTATCTGACACTTTCACTTCTCCTCTTAAATTCCTGTGCAGGTCTCTAACAGAAGTTTAAGGCAGTATGATTCTGtagcacagattttttaaatcagttaaAACAGTTTAAGCAGTACAAGATGGACAATAAATTAGGAAGAGCAGGAGTTAGATTCAGTAACTTGTTGTAGTTGTAAGGAGTTCTGTATTGATCCGTCTTCTCTGCAATTAATAGTTTCCAAATTTGTGCATCACTGTTGTCTCCTATTTCAGAATACAGCATGAACGTTCCTGTTTGGTCCTTGCGACTCCTGCCAGCACTGGCTGGTGCTCTCTGTGTGCCTTTAGCATACCAGATTTTGGTAGAACTGCAGTTCTCCCACTGTGCTGCACTTGGAGCtgctcttctgattctcttgGGTAAGATTATTCTCCTGGGCCTCATTCTTCATACAGGGGATGTAGAAAACCACTTTTCTTGCATCGAAGGAGACACGTACTCTCTTCCTCAGAGCTTTACAGGATGAGTTACAACATACTGGTTTTAACAGCAAGGATGACCCTACTTACAGTCAGAGCTCATCAAATTTCTTCATCTCCAAACTGCAGCAAACCAGTCTGTGTCCTTAGCACCATGATTTGACACTGTTCTGGTGTGTATAACTCAGCCTGTTTTCTCTGAGgttctgctggcagctgcctgaaagggaAAGAACCTCTCAAACAGCCCTTTAGCAGCCTGGTAAGAGAAAGCTCTCCTAGCTACCAGCTGCTCTGATTCTGGCTCAGGGAATCCTGCACAAAGCAGCTCATTGCAGCTCCCTTTCTTCAAGATTTGTCATCATGCTCATTGCCTGCTGAGGTCACTGCCTTGGCTCTCTTTACCTTGAGAAGCACCTCTCTGGGTTTCCCAGCATtgattttctttgcctttgtaGGCAAGCACAGCACCTTTATCTGCCTCCTGACAGATTTTACTGCTTTCCCACCTCTTTGTCATTGGAGACAGTTATGGCCATGTACTTTGCTCCTGACGGAAGATTTTTGTCCCTTTAAACCCAACACCTCCCTATTACAGGCAGTAAGATTGCAAATGAATTGGCTGTCCTTAAAGGGGCAGGTCCTTCTGTTGGATAATAACGCAGTTATCTGAGGTAGCACTTGCCTATACATAAGTTTCTCTAATTTTAtgtctgtctctctttttccaACAGAGAACTCTTTGATCACTCAGTCAAGGTTCATGCTGCTGGAAtcaatattgattttttttatcctacTGGCAGTTTTGTCCTACCTGAAGTTCTACAATTTGCAAAGGCACAGGTAAAACTGGATTGTCTCCCAGTCTTTTGGATATTATTGTGGTGACTTTTATTTTGTCACATactctgttgggtttttttgtaagtcACTTCACCATTCTGCAGCTTACTTCATCTGTCTGTAAAATGTGATGCTTTGACCTCTCATATGGCTACAccagaagttttcttttcttagcaGTGTTAAAGGCTGTTTTAACTGGCAGCAAGGttgtcttttcttattttacaataaaaataaaatcctgtggGAGCACTCCTTTGCCCACTCAGATCTTTTTATTGAAAGGTTTCCTTCTGTGCACAGAAACAGTGATGATAACTGGTCACTTAATGCTCCTTTGTTACTGTTTACAGGCACTGAATTTAGAGATCTCTGTCACTTTTCTTGTGACTTCACATGCTCTCTGATCCTTGCAGAGGATCAAAGTAATCTTTGTAAAGTAAAATGATCTTTAAACTGAGCCCAGCAAGTGATTTAATACATTTCTTTTATCTGTGGTATCAGAAGGCAGGTAGTGTCCAGGTTTGCTTTTCAGGATACAGAGAAATACATTTAGCAGCACCCTGTAGGTCGGGGCTGAGAGCTGGTGGCATGGTAGGTTTGGAATGAGGTACTCTGATACTCTGAGTAAAATAAGGAGTAGCGGAATCCTGCAAGATTTTTGCAAGTTAAATTACCTGAATTCAGGACCCTAAGAAGGCGCTCAGATCTCACCATAAGatcttttcctttgtcctttttAAGTTTCTTCTCTGGAAGCTGGTGGTTTTGGCTTCTGTTGACTGGAGTAGCTTGTTCTTGTGCAGTTGGGTAAGTGATGATGTCTTACTTTGGTTTAGAAAGCTGACTTTCCTGCCTGCCATCTGAGGTGTCAGTGGGGCTTTGGATTTTGAAGACTGATTCTTGGTGCTATTCTGAGCAGACTTTTTAATGAATTGATTTGTTTCTGTAGAGGGGATGTAAATTCACAGTGGACAATACCAGGCATTAGAGGGTACTGtcctgggaagaagaaaaagcgTTTCTCAGAGATGGCTTTATGTTACAGATTTGCATCTGCATTTCATCCCTCCCTCCTAGTTACCTCAAGCTTCAGTAAGTCTGAATTTAGGGACTCAGTGCTTTGTCACCTGCCACTTTGTTATCGAGAAGATTCTTTGTCACTGCAGTTATTTAATGTAATTGCCAAACAAGTGATACCTTCTGGTGTCAAAGCCTTGAGGCTTAATTATGTTGTACCAAACCAGTCATGGATCTAAGTCCTTGAACTGTAATGCATCCATTCAAGAGAAAgttcaaatgttttttcttgtatcAGGTAATTGTGCAGTTTTTAACCACGTTTATTTTTTATGCACTTTCTTCTCAGAGTGAAATATATGGGGCTGTTTACCTATATACTGCTCTTGGCCATTGCAGGACTCCACTTCTGGCACATGATAGGAGACCAGAACTTGTCAAATGTAGGTAGTGTAACATGCAAAATACATCATGTGTAAATTTCCAGGACAGGAGCCAGCCAGGACCCTTGCAAGCCCACAGATAACAATGCTGACAGTAGCTAGTTTTTGTACTGAAATTCCTCACTATAGCCTGCAAACCGTCCTGTCATAGAACAgtttcccagctcagctgctggggaaaATGGAGTTAAGTTTAAGAAAAACGTATGTATGTGACTGGCTTTTCTGTTCCTATCCATGTCTTGGTGATTTGTGGCTCAAAGTGTATGCTGTTTCACATACCTCCGGCTAACTCCAGTTCAAATCTTCCATGGAAGTTTTCCAGCTGTCCACGAAGTCATAACTGAATGAGGGTGGTTGGGGAAActtaaaaaagacaaacaaaacaagccaagTGCACTGGTATTTTTAATAGCTGGAGCATGAAACCAGTGAGTTCTCTGTTTTTCTAGGTTTCCTTGATGTGGCATTTTCTAGCTAGGGGACTGGCCCTCATCATCATCCCAGTGTCAATGTACCTGTCCTTCTTCTATGTTCACTTGACTTTGCTGTATCGCTCTGGGCCTCATGACCAGATTATGACAAGTGCTTTCCAAGCCAGCTTAGAGGTAAAGGAAGTGTGGTCATGAAACTAATCCGTTAGGGGAGAAGAGGGTGAGATCTGTCTTGTGTTCACTATTAGAAGAAAGGTGTGCCAGCTTGTTCCTTTGATTCTGCATATTCGTTCCTTTTATGACATTTAACTACTGCTGTAGtactgctttaaaatgaaataataatgacTGAAATCCTAATAAcacaggaaaagcttttcctaGTGAGCCAAGAGCAATATATTCACTCTTCTGCTGAAGATTTGTCCCTTCATACAGGAAACTTAAAGAAGTACATACAGGACTAAACTCCCAAGCGATTCTGTCGTATACTACAGGACGATAGTATGATTATCTGTAGAAGAGTGCTTAGCCTGTCTTCTAGAACAGCATGGCTGTAAGGATATTGCCTAAGTCCCTGTAGTCTTTCAGGCATTGTTGTATTTACTGTCTCATGGGCGTGGTGCTGCAAGACTTGATTTTTGTAGATACAACCAATCGAGAAGCCATTGTGCTGAGATACTGCTATGGTAGTGACAGGTGACTCTTAATAGAATTTAGATAGCCTCTGggttgtttcttcttctttccacTTAACCTATCGTTACATTTCTCAGGGTGGGCTGGCTCGAATCACTCAGGGTCAGCCCTTAGAGGTGGCCTACGGCTCTCAGATTACTCTGCGGAACGTGTTGGGCAAGCCCATGCAGTGTTGGCTCCATTCTCACACGAATACTTACCCCATCAGGTGAGGAATTGGGTTGGCTCTGTATTGTTAGGGTAAAAGTATGCTCTGGTTCTTCACCTGCCAGTCCAGGTGTCTTGGTTTGGTTGCTGGCAATCTCTTCATTAAATGTTCTTAGCACACTGCAGACGCACAGattctctgtgctctgcaggaacGGAGCCGGTGATCTGGTGCTGGTTTGTATTGCTGTGACTGTTGAGCACAGAAATGTGTTGTTGTACATCCGTGGCATTTTTTCAACCTTCTGTATAGGTACGAGAATGGCCGAGGTAGTTCCCATCAACAGCAGGTGACCTGCTACCCCTTCAAGGATGTGAACAACTGGTGGATTGTCAAAGATCCTGGAATGTGAGTATGCAAGAGATTTAAATGCCGAGTTGCTGTAAGCATAGTTTCTATGCTTCCAAAACATAAGCAGGGCATAGTTTGGATTCGACGACTATTCTCTGCTAATGGGCATAGGGGCTGTGTGTGATCCTGAGCAACTAACTTCAGCTGCAGGGTCAGTAAGGGCAGCTCTTTGCACAGTCCTCCTCAATATGGTAAAAGCATTACTGAGTGCTCAAAAATTCTGTCTGAACTGCTCCTGCTGGAATGGGGGTTGGGCTGGCCACAAGGGGAAATTTAAAGACTCACGAGGCCGGTGGGAATTCTTCAGGTGCTTTGCATGCAAGGGaacttctgctttttgaaaCGTGTGAGCCTTGGCATTAGAGCACCTTGATGAGTTTTATCAAACTTGAATGAGGCTCAGAAGAGAATAGAAATCACTTTTGCAGAAGGggtatttctttgtatttaaagtGTGGGATGAGCTTTAGAACCTGCCTCATCGGGAGGGATTCCAAATGGGTGCCTGTGCCTGGGAGGCCTGGTTTGTGCTCAAGTGTTTTGCCATTGTAACTGTTAGTGGAGAGCAGGACTCTTTGTCCGTGTAGTTTTGCCAGTAAAAGCCCTTGTGCTTTTGTAGGTTTCTTACGTTGCTTTGGGAACTGCATAAAGTCCTGCCAGAAGGTCTGTGTGCCATTATAAATCATACCTGCACTGAGAAGGTTTGTACCTAGTGCAAGCTTTTCAGGCAGGGACTCTACAGAAACCCAGTATCTTCTTAAAATTCTTCAAACCGAAGACTCCTGGCTTTTACGTCCTTCTATagaacagcaaaatgcaggCAGCAGTTAGGTGAACCGCAGCATTCCCCCTTGCCAAAGCATGTGTTAGCCCTGTCCAGAAGCAAGATCAGAGTTTGTTCTTCATGGTGGAGGTAGCCATTGATTGATCTCTCTTATAATTCTGCCAAAAGTGACATCGGTCGCAGTACAAATGTCTGCCAGAGCCTGCTGAAGCACTTACTCATTTCACAGAAGCCACCAAACAGCTGTGTGGTGGGACTAACCTGAACTTGCTCCTGACTGACCTGGATTCAGACCAGTGACCTAATGGCTGGGGCGTCAGTATCCCATTACTTCTAAGTCATTCTGCCCTTAACTCACCTTTGCCTTGATGAGCTTTGTTTCCATTCTGGTACAGTCTATAGATTGCTTTAATTTCTCATCTTACTGCCTAAATgtctgtccctgcctgcagatTCTTGACCTAACAGTTTGGTCATGACAAGGTTGCATTATATATAAAGAAGAATGTAACCACTTCCTCTTGGGTATCGCTccaccaggcagcagctggtggtgAGTAACCCACCCCGTCCCGTCAGGCACGGAGACATCGTGCAGCTGGTCCATGGCATTACAACTCGGTACCTCAACACGTAAGTCCTTTCCTTGTGCTCTGCTCATTCTGAGTCGCTGTCTCTCAGAATAACTATTCAGGGGTTGAAGCACAGTGACCCTTGCAATTTAGATATACTATAACCTGCCTGTTATTCATGGATTCTTAAAATGGTAGAGCTAGCAGGGACCTCCTGTGGTTCATTCTGTAAGCCATCCCTGTGGCCCAGAGAAAGGATGCTgtatgcttatttattttttgcagttgaCCTGGCAGTGGGATTTGATACCAATCACAAACTGTTCAGTGGCTGCTAGCTGTTTCTGGTCTTCTCTACTAGTCCCTTTAGAGGGGCTAGTGGTGGTTTCACCCACATTCACAACTCATTATTTCATTCTACAGATTCCTAAATAAGTAGTCCCCTTCATCCTTGCCCCTTCACTGCCTCCGTTCCAGGCAGGTGCCGGTCTTTAGTATTCTGTGTGACTGTTAACCCAAAGTCAACTCAACTGTTGATGGCTTACTCCTGCATGAAGGATGTGCTCTGGAAGTTAGGAAGATGTGTTGGAGAATCCTGTGTGCTGTGGCTGACGGCCACGGATTCTTGCCCGTTTTGCAAAGACTGCTTCCCAACGCGAGTCTGCGTGTACTTGAATATCACTCAGATTAGGAAGAGGGTTGTTCTGAGCTTGGGTTTTTGCTATGCCCCTTCCAAACTTAATTTGTTCATTATTGGAAACCCCAATGAACAGCGGCTCTGTTTGTCACAATCGGTGCTTGTTCCTCAGCCTGGCGTAGCAGGCATCTGTGTTGGCTTCCTCTGAGCCTGTTCCTGGCAGCTCTTGGTAGTGGGCAGTGTTCTCTTTCAGAGTAAACAGTGTAATCTGTATAAATGAATTACTTTTTGCTTTATTACTGAATCTGGTCTAAGCCAGTTCAATACCTTTATGGGTTCGCTTTTTATATGAATTTGGGCAGTGGTGTTGGAGGATCTTACTTTACTTGTCTTCTAGGCATGATGTTGCTGCCCCTCTTAGCCCCCACTCCCAAGAAGTTTCCTGCTATATTGATTATAACATCTCCATGCCAGCCCAAAACCTCTGGAGAGTGGTGAGTGgtcaaagggaagggaggagctCCTCATGTTCCAGCAAAAACAGCTGAGACAACATGAGAACTAAAAGACATCTTTCTGTTGTAGGAAATTGTAAATCGAGAGTCTGACACAGACGTGTGGAAGACAATTCTGTCCGAAGTGAGGTTTGTTCACGTGAATACCTCTGCAGTACTAAAGGCAAGTGGATTTGTGTTTATTTGCCTGTAGCTTTTGCTCCATGCCGTTCTCGTAATCTCATAAACTTCAGATCTCTCTGCTCCCAAATACCTAAAGTGCTAAAACAAATAACCAAGTAAGTAAACAAAGGGAAACAATAAACTTGTTTAACGTGACGAAAGAGCAGCATGTGTTTCGGGTAGCCATACTCATACTGCATTCCTTTTCAGCATGCAGAGCTGTCCTGCTTCTCAGGCGGCTGTGACCACTGTAC
Proteins encoded in this region:
- the POMT1 gene encoding protein O-mannosyl-transferase 1 isoform X1 translates to MLGFLKKPIVVTAEINMNLIALTVMGLLSRLWGLSYPRAVVFDEVYYGQFVSLYMKRIFFVDDSGPPFGHMLLALGGYLGGFDGNFLWNRIGAEYSMNVPVWSLRLLPALAGALCVPLAYQILVELQFSHCAALGAALLILLENSLITQSRFMLLESILIFFILLAVLSYLKFYNLQRHSFFSGSWWFWLLLTGVACSCAVGVKYMGLFTYILLLAIAGLHFWHMIGDQNLSNVSLMWHFLARGLALIIIPVSMYLSFFYVHLTLLYRSGPHDQIMTSAFQASLEGGLARITQGQPLEVAYGSQITLRNVLGKPMQCWLHSHTNTYPIRYENGRGSSHQQQVTCYPFKDVNNWWIVKDPGMQQLVVSNPPRPVRHGDIVQLVHGITTRYLNTHDVAAPLSPHSQEVSCYIDYNISMPAQNLWRVEIVNRESDTDVWKTILSEVRFVHVNTSAVLKLSGASLPEWGYRQLEVVGEKLSKGYHQSMVWNVEEHRYGKSQEQKEREVELHSPTQMDISKNLSFMAKFTELQWKILTLKNEDTEHKYSSSALDWITMDTNIAYWLHPTSGAQIHLLGNVVTWASANIAAVVYMCLSLWYLIRRRRKVYDIPEGAWQLWVSAGGICVGGWAVNYLPFFLMEKTLFLYHYLPALTFQILLIPIVLQHLGDHLCRSLLLKSMFSASIVAWFSSVYFVYCTFSPVTYGEPSLSVTELKDLRWKDSWNILIRKH
- the POMT1 gene encoding protein O-mannosyl-transferase 1 isoform X2 → MLGFLKKPIVVTAEINMNLIALTVMGLLSRLWGLSYPRAVVFDEVYYGQFVSLYMKRIFFVDDSGPPFGHMLLALGGYLGGFDGNFLWNRIGAEYSMNVPVWSLRLLPALAGALCVPLAYQILVELQFSHCAALGAALLILLENSLITQSRFMLLESILIFFILLAVLSYLKFYNLQRHSFFSGSWWFWLLLTGVACSCAVGVKYMGLFTYILLLAIAGLHFWHMIGDQNLSNGGLARITQGQPLEVAYGSQITLRNVLGKPMQCWLHSHTNTYPIRYENGRGSSHQQQVTCYPFKDVNNWWIVKDPGMQQLVVSNPPRPVRHGDIVQLVHGITTRYLNTHDVAAPLSPHSQEVSCYIDYNISMPAQNLWRVEIVNRESDTDVWKTILSEVRFVHVNTSAVLKLSGASLPEWGYRQLEVVGEKLSKGYHQSMVWNVEEHRYGKSQEQKEREVELHSPTQMDISKNLSFMAKFTELQWKILTLKNEDTEHKYSSSALDWITMDTNIAYWLHPTSGAQIHLLGNVVTWASANIAAVVYMCLSLWYLIRRRRKVYDIPEGAWQLWVSAGGICVGGWAVNYLPFFLMEKTLFLYHYLPALTFQILLIPIVLQHLGDHLCRSLLLKSMFSASIVAWFSSVYFVYCTFSPVTYGEPSLSVTELKDLRWKDSWNILIRKH